One Physeter macrocephalus isolate SW-GA chromosome 10, ASM283717v5, whole genome shotgun sequence DNA window includes the following coding sequences:
- the FUT9 gene encoding 4-galactosyl-N-acetylglucosaminide 3-alpha-L-fucosyltransferase 9, translated as MTSASKGILRPFLIVCIILGCFMACLLIYIKPTNSWIFNPMESASSVLKMKNFFSTKTDYFNETTILIWVWPFGQTFDLTSCQAMFNIQGCHLTTDRSLYNKSHAVLIHHRDISWDLTNLPQQARPPFQKWIWMNLESPTHTPQKSGIEHLFNLTLTYRRDSDIQVPYGFLTVSTNPFVFEVPSKEKLVCWVVSNWNPEHARVKYYNELSKSIEIHTYGQAFGEYVNDKNLIPTISTCKFYLSFENSIHKDYITEKLYNAFLAGSVPVVLGPSRENYENYIPADSFIHVEDYNSPSELAKYLKEVDKNNKLYLSYFNWRKDFTVNLPRFWESHACLACDHVKRHQEYKSVGNLEKWFWN; from the coding sequence ATGACCTCGGCATCCAAAGGAATTCTCCGCCCATTTTTAATCGTCTGCATTATCCTGGGCTGCTTCATGGCATGTCTGCTCATTTACATCAAGCCCACCAACAGCTGGATCTTCAATCCGATGGAGTCAGCCAGCTCTgtgctgaaaatgaaaaatttcttctCCACCAAAACTGATTATTTTAACGAAACTACGATTCTGATTTGGGTGTGGCCATTCGGGCAGACCTTTGACCTTACATCTTGCCAAGCAATGTTCAACATCCAAGGATGCCATCTCACGACGGACCGGTCCCTGTACAACAAATCGCATGCGGTTCTGATCCATCACCGAGACATCAGTTGGGATCTGACTAATTTACCTCAGCAGGCGAGGCCACCCTTCCAGAAATGGATTTGGATGAATTTGGAATCACCAACTCACACACCCCAGAAGAGCGGCATTGAGCACCTGTTCAACCTGACTCTGACTTATCGCCGCGACTCAGATATCCAAGTGCCTTATGGCTTCTTGACGGTGAGCACAAACCCCTTCGTGTTTGAAGTGCCGAGCAAAGAGAAGTTAGTGTGCTGGGTTGTAAGTAACTGGAACCCTGAACATGCCAGGGTCAAGTATTACAATGAGCTGAGCAAAAGCATTGAAATCCACACCTATGGGCAAGCATTCGGAGAGTATGTGAATGATAAAAATTTGATTCCTACCATATCTACTTGcaaattttatctttcctttgaAAACTCAATCCACAAAGATTACATCACAGAAAAGCTCTACAATGCTTTTCTGGCTGGCTCTGTGCCTGTTGTTTTGGGGCCATCTAGGGAAAACTATGAGAATTATATTCCagcagattcattcattcatgtggaAGATTATAACTCTCCCAGTGAGCTAGCAAAGTATCTGAAGGAAGtagataaaaacaataaattatacCTTAGTTACTTTAACTGGAGGAAAGATTTCACAGTAAATCTTCCACGATTTTGGGAATCACATGCATGCTTGGCTTGTGACCATGTGAAAAGACATCAAGAATATAAATCCGTTGGTAATTTAGAGAAATGGTTTTGGAATTAA